The stretch of DNA TGGAGAAGATTTGGACTGTTTTATAAAATATTAGATATTGCTGCACCAGCACTTGCTCTTGGTTTTGGTATTGGAAGAATTGGATGTTTTCTTAATGGGTGCTGTTATGGTAAGCCAACTTCTGTTCCATGGGCTGTAGTCTTTCATGATCCAGCATCTTTCGGACCTATTGGAATTCCAATTCATCCAACACAGCTTTATCTATCAGCCAGTGGTTTTATTGCCTTCTTTATCTTAAACAAGGTGAAGAAAAGAATTAAAGTTGAAGGAGGATTGTTTGTCCTTTTTCTTGTGCTTTACTCAATATGGACTTTTATAATTGAGTTTTTCCGTGGAGATCACATGCCAATATTCGGTCTTACAAATGGTCAGTGGAGTGTTTTTCCTATTCTTTTGTTTGCCTATCTATTCTATAGATCTTCTCCCACCCTAAGACATGGAAAAGAAAAACCTGAAGATGAGAATTCTTTAGACTCTTCTCAAGAAGAAAAAGAGGTTGAGGAGTCTTAAAGAAGAGGGCATAGGATGATCCACTTCCTGAAAGAACCAAAGCATCTGGTTTAAATTTCATTAGAGTCTCTTTAATTTTAATTAGATTGGAATTTAATCTAATGGCAAATCTCTCAAGGTCATTTTTAAGATAAGAAAAAAAATCTTTATTACTGATTAGCCTATCCAGCACCAGATCGGTGGAGGTATTAAAATAAGAGTATTCATCCACTAACGAGTAGACATGGGAAGTATTGATTCTAAAACCGGGGAATACAACTG from Caldisericia bacterium encodes:
- the lgt gene encoding prolipoprotein diacylglyceryl transferase, translated to IAVLTGVFYAWREAKKEGIDEDKYFDFVIWVIIVGIIGARVVFVLANNPLFYLTHPLEILKIWHGGLAFFGIVIFGFLFTYFYWRRFGLFYKILDIAAPALALGFGIGRIGCFLNGCCYGKPTSVPWAVVFHDPASFGPIGIPIHPTQLYLSASGFIAFFILNKVKKRIKVEGGLFVLFLVLYSIWTFIIEFFRGDHMPIFGLTNGQWSVFPILLFAYLFYRSSPTLRHGKEKPEDENSLDSSQEEKEVEES